In Maridesulfovibrio sp., the genomic stretch CGAAAAATTGAAGGAAAGTGGGCTGCTCTGCAAGGAAACCCATGACAACATAATCCGTTTCGCCCCTCCGCTTGTCATCACCGAAGAACAAGTGGACTGGGCTCTGGAACGAATCAAACCTGTTTTATCAATCTAAAATTATGAACAAACTCACTCCAGTCCAAACAAAATGGATACGAGCCCTGCACATGCTAAGCGCCTGTCTCTGGGGCGGCGGAGCACTTTCATTGGTCCTGCTGCATTGTCTTTTCAGCCCTGCAGCAGGTGAAGCCCTTTACGGACGTGATATCTGTTTAAAAATCGTGGACCAGTATGTAGTTACAGCCGGGGCACTGGGCTGCCTATGCACCGGATTCATCTTCGCATGGAAAAGCTCATGGGGATTTTTCAGATTCAAATGGATCATCACCAAATGGGTAATCAATATCGGCTTTATTCTGTTCGGATTCGCCTTCTACATGCCTTGGCTGGATCACATGAGCAAACTTTCCGGCAATACCGGAATACTGGCTCAGCAAACACCGGAATACCTGCGCAGCCAGTTGTTTAATGAAATATCAGCTTTTGCTGTTTTCGGTTGTCTCCTTTTCCTAGTCTGGGTTTCGGTTTTCAAACCCTGGGGAAAAACAAACCTGCATAGATAATTAATAACGCCGGGAAACAGCTCCCGGCGTTTTAAATTACTCACCTATTATCTTTACCAGCACCCTTTTTCGCCTTCCGCCGTCAAACTCGCCGTAAAAAATCTGTTCCCATGTTCCAAAATCCAGTTGGCTGTCAGTGATGGCGACCACAACTTCGCGGCCCATGACCTGCCGCTTCATATGGGCATCGGCGTTGTCTTCATAGCCATTATGGCGGTACTGGCTGACAGGTTCATGGGGGGCAAGCTTTTCCAGCCAGACCTCATAATCATGATGCAGACCGGATTCATCATCATTAATGAACACACTGGCCGTGATATGCATGGCATTAACCAGACACAGCCCTTCCTTAATTCCCGACTCAGCAAGGCATTTCTCCACCTGCGGAGTAATATTTATAAAATCCCTTCTTCCCGGAACATCGAACCATAATTCCTTTCTGTAAGATTTCATCAGCAGGACTCCTCCGTATGAGCTTGACATTCGCATGCTGCAAATGCTTGATTCTTTTTCTTGCACCTCTGAAAGTGCAGAGATATTCATCATAAACCAACGGCCCGAAGGCTAACTAATATTTCAGGGAGAAACAACATGGACAAAGGTTACGCGGAAACTATTGCCTCCGATATCATGCAGATGCTTGAATCAGCCAAAGACAGCGATCTGGAGCTCAATAGCGGATTCCAAAATGACGCTTTCACTGCCGAAAACTTTTCCTTCGGCTACTTGTTCTATCCCCGCGACATGCTGCTGGCCATTCCCCAGCTTCCGCAGGCGGTAAGAAAAAAAATAAAGAAATCAAATATTCTTGGTACTGTTGATCTTGAAGGTAGGAAAGTAGGCATCCACTTAGTCTGTTCCATAGACAAAGGGTTCGACGAAATCAAATCCGCCGACGACATCATTGCCGGAATTAACAAAAAAGAACTGATGGACTTCAAAGAGCAGATAGCCGGAATCCTGCATAAAGACCTTGT encodes the following:
- a CDS encoding secondary thiamine-phosphate synthase enzyme YjbQ, with product MKSYRKELWFDVPGRRDFINITPQVEKCLAESGIKEGLCLVNAMHITASVFINDDESGLHHDYEVWLEKLAPHEPVSQYRHNGYEDNADAHMKRQVMGREVVVAITDSQLDFGTWEQIFYGEFDGGRRKRVLVKIIGE